Proteins from a genomic interval of Heteronotia binoei isolate CCM8104 ecotype False Entrance Well chromosome 7, APGP_CSIRO_Hbin_v1, whole genome shotgun sequence:
- the CATSPER2 gene encoding cation channel sperm-associated protein 2 produces the protein MNPSSSKESSRSRKITPLLVHPRGDAIRSKLIYTFYLIDHLKGLSHAVPRHNIREFLDNRKLKKLMLTDHNQLVRFNVVPIRNILITQEKRWRNRIRVRCNRFPPFAMWAHWLLSSQVFKGFIIFLICLNMVAVMMITEIERNTEDHFMIMKIVLEVAVWVILFIFIIEIMLNWMFGFRKYWKNPWNVFDFTITLISFIPEFAFFSNTTYRIETKQVIQIFRILRCLKLLPRIGQVRVIIMAIAKALRAMAFILLLLIFFFYVFAVAGIFFFESYTRSDRDDLEYSMYFKDMPNALVTIFILFTMDHWYALLQDSWKIPEINKLVTGMFIILWLLIGAFIFRNLFVAIMVANFQNIRNELTEEMKQIEAQKQADKFKMEIIESRYSTTQIFADADLTSQEKMGLGGGLGGASTTVPDYSSHEFSTGGLDWESYIYKNLPGLYQADDDEQVVWPRDTLFRYFELMEKLQYNLEERQQLQHYAALALANLEDK, from the coding sequence ATGAACCCTTCGAGCTCAAAAGAGAGTTCCCGGTCCAGAAAAATTACCCCACTCCTGGTGCATCCCCGAGGGGACGCTATCCGCTCCAAGTTGATCTACACTTTCTACCTGATCGACCACCTGAAGGGCCTAAGTCATGCTGTCCCGCGGCACAATATCCGCGAGTTCCTGGATAATAGGAAACTTAAGAAACTGATGCTCACAGACCATAACCAACTGGTCCGTTTCAACGTAGTGCCCATCCGGAACATTTTAATCACCCAAGAGAAACGCTGGCGCAATCGTATCCGGGTGCGCTGCAATCGCTTCCCCCCTTTTGCCATGTGGGCTCATTGGCTTCTGTCGAGCCAAGTGTTCAAGGGCTTCATCATTTTCCTCATCTGCTTGAACATGGTGGCCGTCATGATGATCACAGAGATAGAACGGAACACGGAGGATCACTTTATGATCATGAAGATTGTCTTGGAGGTGGCGGTCTGGGTGATTCTCTTCATCTTTATCATCGAGATCATGCTGAACTGGATGTTTGGATTTCGGAAGTACTGGAAAAATCCCTGGAACGTCTTTGACTTTACGATCACCCTGATTTCCTTCATCCCTGAATTTGCTTTCTTCTCAAATACGACCTATAGGATAGAAACCAAACAGGTCATCCAGATTTTCCGTATTCTGCGCTGCTTAAAGCTGTTACCCCGAATTGGTCAGGTCCGGGTCATTATCATGGCCATTGCTAAAgcactgagggccatggctttcaTCCTACTTCttctcatcttcttcttttatgtCTTTGCTGTCGCAGGTATCTTCTTCTTTGAGAGCTACACTCGCTCAGACAGGGATGACCTGGAGTACAGCATGTATTTCAAGGACATGCCCAATGCTTTGGTGACCATTTTCATTCTCTTCACCATGGATCATTGGTACGCGCTGCTGCAAGACTCCTGGAAGATCCCCGAGATCAACAAATTAGTCACGGGGATGTTCATCATCCTGTGGCTCCTCATTGGAGCATTCATCTTCAGGAACCTCTTTGTGGCCATCATGGTAGCGAATTTCCAAAACATTCGGAACGAATTGACCGAGGAAATGAAGCAGATCGAGGCTCAGAAGCAAGCGGACAAGTTTAAGATGGAAATTATAGAAAGCAGGTACAGCACAACGCAGATATTTGCAGACGCAGACCTGACGTCGCAGGAAAAAATGGGCCTAGGAGGTGGGTTGGGTGGTGCATCCACCACAGTCCCAGATTACTCCTCGCATGAATTCAGCACCGGGGGCTTGGACTGGGAGAGTTACATCTACAAAAACTTGCCCGGTCTTTATCAGGCTGATGACGATGAGCAAGTGGTGTGGCCCCGCGACACCCTCTTCCGCTACTTTGAGCTAATGGAGAAGCTTCAGTACAACCTCGAGGAGCGTCAACAACTGCAGCACTATGCTGCACTGGCTCTAGCTAACCTGGAGGATAAGTAG